Within Vigna unguiculata cultivar IT97K-499-35 chromosome 2, ASM411807v1, whole genome shotgun sequence, the genomic segment GTCGTAtctattagaaaaataaaaagaaaaaaaaaagtcttttgaaatatttaatcattacatcactaaattaaattaaatgttaaatgaaattttagatagaaaattataattgtatcaatgtatattgattttttaaggttaaaatactctttGGACtatgtttttattgaaaaatcttaaatagattttaagatttttttagtctcaattaggttcatatttttaaaaatgtgtaacaattaagCTCATTCCGTTAGTATGATTAACGGTGTTAAGGATATGCCACATATAgctcctcatttttttgaatttttttgaattttttttgaattttttgaattttttgaatttttttttaaaattattcatgccacatgtcacatcaatattgtaccacgtgtcaaggtgacacgtgtcaagtcattgtttgaatctcaatttggtccatatatttattatcttaattatatttcagtccattttttttaattttcaatttcatcctctccaaattgagatcaaatttaacttttatataaattttataatgatatttttattaaacattttaataatattaagtttattttatattttgttttaaaattttaaaatatttattttaacttgttacaaaattgttttaaataatttatagacaaatgttagagttggtttaaaaataacaatttcataaatttaaatataaaattttaaaacaattttgtaaaaggtgaaaataaatatatttaaaattttttaaaaaattgactaaaatataataaaaataacaaatatatggaccaaattgagatttgcatgtgtcaccttactgacttgacacgtggtacaatattgatgtgacatgtgacatgaataattttcaaaaaaaataaaaataaaaataaaaataaaaaaatgtggagcGTGGCACATCCTTAACACCGTTATCATATGGatctaattgttacacattttcaaaaatatggatctaattaagataaaaaaaatcttatgacctatttgaaaattttcaataaaaacatgGACTAAGAGagtattttaaccattttttaatacattattttattgcTATGTTATTATTGACATATACATGTGCAACAATACTGTTGGTGTAATCTACGAATCATAATAGACCAAAATATGCCTCTGAAGTTTGTTCATCAACTTCCACATGATTTATGCATATACTACACTCATTTTGCTCATATTCTTGCTCTCATGGCTGAACTTTATTCTTCCCATTTACCTTATATATTTCAACATCAATTTTTCTCTATATAGTTTCCTCTTTCATTCAATATATCAGTATATATACATGCATTCTCTGTCTTCTGTATTGCATGACCACCTCTCCCATACCAAGCTATGTTCCTCCTTATATAGCATTCTATTGCAGCGATTTCATCTcaactcttatatttttaatgtttgtcaTGAAGACATATTCAAAGTAAGCCTTGCTCTTTAGCCACAATGGGTTTCTTTAGCTTCAGAAATCGCCTTGTCAAGATAATCGATAGTTTTCTGGTATTTTAAGAAACCCATAAACCAAAACTCAAAATTGTCTTCTGTAAATATCTCTAAATACTTCTGCGTTGGCTTCTCAACATTTCTACTTGGCTTCATGTACTTAATCCTCTTCAGGGGAATTGAAACCTGTGACAGGACATAATCATTTTCGAATGTAAATAATGTGAATGACATATTTCGATTAATCAGGAAACTAGAatgaaacatttatttattttctttatcatgtcTTTAATTATAGCTACTGAAATTTGAGCTCAATAATGTTAATTCTTATATAGATTGTAATCATACGTGATTGGTGTTGCATTTTCCATCGAAATTCTTATAAAACACGATCACAAACTtactagaaaaattaaatatatttttcttatttattaattgGTACGTGTCCAAAAATGATAAGTGacatcatataaataaaagatatgaaataatatgATAGAACAAAAAGATAGATAAAGACAAATATAGAGATTGATTAGGTGCTTGAGAATAAAGATGATTGCTTTATGATTAGTTATTAATAGTTATCACCTTATAACGAATCCTGCACATGTGGCCTTTACTAGAAAAAACTTTGATTGATCTCTCACTGCAGAAGGAAACCTTGTCTGTGGAAATGAAGAGAAGACCTGCTAAAGGACCTGATGTGGTTGACAGATAGCACTGTGAAGCTTTCAACAGTTTCTCCCCATTTCTCACAGTGAAGAAATGGTTGAACACTTTCTTCACTCCACCAACTTGAACAATTTCAGCACCCAGACTCAACTTTCCCATAACAGTCTCACTTATAGTTGGCCCTAGTCTCACTGAAATTTCATCAatgtcaaaatctcaaaatgatTGAAAACTACAATCTAATCAACACTCTTCTAAGTGCATGCATGTTTACTCACCATGTTCACGTACTTCTTGCGAAAAGCTATCAACTTTCCCTCCAATAACAAGCTTGTTTATGAGAGAATATATTCTACCTGAAACATAACGTCCATCAAAGCATTACACATGATAAAATTTAACGTTGTACACATGTGGGTTCATTAAGAAAAGAAGGTTTTTACGTACTTTGCTTGGGTGTCGTGGTAGACAAATGGCATTCATTGGCTGGGTCAGGTAAGTAGTATCTGGTGAATGAGTTTTTGAGTTGATCACAGATAGCTAAGGTGAGTGGAGTTCCAAGAAGTGTGGTGTTCATGGCTAAAATCTATAGCTACTAGATTTTCCAAAGGAATGACTCCATTGACTCTATTGAGAAGAGGTATTTAAAGAGATGAATATTTTCACCTTTTTCTTTGGTTACATCATCAATTGTGATCATATACGGATACAACTGGCATGGCACCTTCATGATGGTATAAAAGCCACATGGACCAGTTAATTGGTTGCTTTTAGGGGAAAAATATGCTGAAGAAAGATCCATGCCATCTTTTAATCTctatgggttttttttttttttttaaaggagtTGCTTTTGGAATTTAGAGAGGTTTTGTACCTTAATGAGCAAGCTTCCATTTGATCAATTGACCAATATATATTTAaggaatatatattttttaagtaattagtTCTTTATGTACATGCATCATTGTCCAACCCTTAACTTTGCCACAAGCTGAATTGTTAAATTTTCATATCTCCGAGAGCTTATTAGGATTTCAATATTAAGTTCAGGTTAATAATCAGTGTGTTTAAAGTAttagtttttcctttttgagttttgttggattttatttttaagagatATCTCATATGGTTTTAGAgaggaaaatatatttatattgtttataaaattgattcttATGTAATGTGTAATTATTAAATGTATTGGAATTATATTCTCATCATTAACTTGATCTCTAtcctctgactatgaaatatTGCAAGTTTTAATATAAACAATAGACGAAAACCTTGTGATTTTTCGgcatttgtttttttgttttatttgtcaGATTTTAATATTGTATATGATTTTTGactatattttgtttcttattttaggGAAATTTTGTAGGTGGTAGGTACGTAAAGTGGAAGAAAGTATTGTGATGAAAAAAAGTGCAGCTATTATGTTTTACACTTTTAAATCACTCTTTGCTTAATAGGATCGTTAGATTAGAATGGCTTATTAATTAATGTGAGAAGATGATGCTGCATGATCCAAGCTTTTTCCAGCTggaattttcaaacttttatacACTACCGTTCTTTAATTTCTCTAACGATAAGATAAGAAAAagtaatgataaaaatgttcTTTATTAGAGTGCACAACTTATTACAACTTTCATTCATCATCACCCTTTAGTCATGCCCAACTggtaaatatatacatatatatatatatatatatatacatatatatatatatatatatatatatatatatattaaccttACTTATATTTTGATTCACTATAAcgtgatatatttttttgagaACAATTATATGGGAGAAAAGCAAAGAACTAGACTAATTAATAAATCATGACTAATAATGTAAGAGAATTTGACGGTACCCAATACCTTAATCTTCATTTgcaatgaaaattttataattttaaaaaaattaaatatattaattttgaataattggATATTTTACctgttttgtttaaataaaataatttaaagttattgggttttaatatatttatttagatagaatatttcaattatcattaaatataaaaatttaatttaatgttaaatagtatttaataaataaatacataactaattatatttttaagtcaaTGTTGAGCGAAATAATTTTTCGGTCAAagtccattaaattttttttaactaatgctTGTCAAAGTTATTATTCATTAACATAAAATAAGGTTAATGAAATTCTTTTTGGATCATGTTGGCCACACACGTTAACATGGATTGAATAATAACTTTAACCAAcattaacaaaaacaataaaccAACAAATGATGACTAAAAACcagtttttattaatattaattcaaaaaaatcttgatgtatatatactaaaaaataatctGCTACTATCAACAAAAAAATTCTGTGATATTGATAGCAAAAAAATAACCCTGCCAACATTAGTAAGTAAAATCTCGATTAATGTcagtaaaaaaagtaattttgaacaacattgccttaatcAATGTAAGTGAAATAAATTGATTCACATGAATTGAAAATTAacttctatataaaaaaaatggacatataaacaaaacatgactTATATTAACTGAAAAAACACTTACTAACATTAgttaataaataacattaatcaACATTGAAGacaaaaataactataattaactttgatataaaagaAACCTTTGATTATTGGGATGACAAACAAAATGGTATCCATAGATATTTGCAGGTAAAATTCATGAGAGACATTAAATAGATGCTTCTAGGTAATGAATagagatattttattatctatttgTTGATTGGAAAGGTACTATAGATACTggtcataattattaaaattagtaatgaaagaaatattaattattttgaataattatttaaaatttgactctatatatttctaatttttatttaggactataaaattgaatttatttttaaaaattttatgtttttaaatttatattttgatattactcattcaaatttgcattgtattaatattttaatgagtaatttaatttaattataatctacatttaatttctttaatatcatattttaaatattttttaaataattttatttaaaattagaaatatacataaaattatgaaaactcACAAGTATGTTTTTACGTATATCGTGACAAATAACAGAACAAATAGCaggaaaaacatttttaaacagAAATAAAAACGGGTAGACTTCTATTCATATTCAACCTCTTACCATCCTCGTTGATGATGCTAGTAAAAGAGTACCGTAAAGTTGACAACATTCTAACTTTGATCGAACCAATAATAAATAAGGCTCATAATGCACCAATAAAGAGtaagcatgaaaaaaaaaatagatgttGAAGGAAGggatgataaaatataaaaaaactttgtttgataaattttaaaatgtggaaaatttaaatattcaaattagtCTTATAAATTTCtagaatttaaatatatgtaaaagttCTACATCCAAATAgtacaatttataataaaatatttcaaattttcggtcaaaataaatttatctgcAAAATTTCTTATGAAAACAATAGGTTTGAAGGTATTTTCCGATGAACTTGAAATAATGTAAAGTCATTACAAATAAAGtgcaataaaatatatataaactcgTTACTAATAGGTGATGAAACTTAATTACAAATAGGATCTCATCACCTATAAATTAAATTGGCTTCtacacaattttaaaattaaagaagtcATATTATGACACGGAAGGGATTATTCATTTTAAGGGTTGTGTTTAAGGAAACCGAAAGTGATAGTTATTGTTTCTGCTAATCACTAATTCAGTGTAATTCTAtgattaataaaaacataacgcaaaagtgaattttaagagAACAAGAAGCTGAGGATGGATTTGCCTGTGCTTTTACTTCTTGTTTTAAGAGAAAACTTGTTTTTTGTACTTATTGTAAAGGGAATTTGGCCAAGAATTCCTTTGTTAACTTTTTGCTTTTCTACTTTATGGAATGGAATGATtgatcataatctaattaatttcGATTGGCTTTGTACTTTCTACAATATTCGAAGTGAACAACAGTTGGATTTGCTAATCATCACTTGGCTTATAtgtgaatatttgttttcaattatttttactttcaagAAAGGGGTAGGTGTGTTCATGGGATACGATTGCATATTATTATACTAACCAGTCTTTCTACCCGTGCAACGTACGggtttttttaaatgtaatatttttgataataggaattgattttgtaatatttattaacctCTAAGGTTATAATATAGTGTCttcaaaaaaataacaataaaagaagaCCAAATTACATACCTATAATCTGTTTTTGGTTAATCAACTTTATAACTTCCTTTGGTacacaaatttgattacttGTTAAATCAACATGATGTTCATTGTAAGTCTTGGACTTTACGCAATAGATCCTGCATtgaacaacaaaattataacaaatattttaattataacaatagaTCATGCATCTATATTTATACAAactttcaaattaaaagaaaattagaaatgacATACCTATAATGTGTTGATTgtcaaagagtttcaaaaatttctttgtacacaacatttttagttgtgtttgtgatatttccattttcatccaatataagta encodes:
- the LOC114173199 gene encoding GEM-like protein 7 — protein: MNTTLLGTPLTLAICDQLKNSFTRYYLPDPANECHLSTTTPKQSRIYSLINKLVIGGKVDSFSQEVREHVRLGPTISETVMGKLSLGAEIVQVGGVKKVFNHFFTVRNGEKLLKASQCYLSTTSGPLAGLLFISTDKVSFCSERSIKVFSSKGHMCRIRYKVSIPLKRIKYMKPSRNVEKPTQKYLEIFTEDNFEFWFMGFLKYQKTIDYLDKAISEAKETHCG